The following are encoded in a window of Sinomonas cyclohexanicum genomic DNA:
- a CDS encoding alpha-ketoacid dehydrogenase subunit beta, with protein MTTTYREAMRAALRDALRRDERVFLMGEDVGAYGGCYAVSLGLLEEFGPERVRDTPLSESGFVGAGIGAALGGMRPIVEIMTVNFSLLALDQIVNSAASLLHMSGGQFNVPIVIRMTTGAGRQLGAQHSHSLEGWYAHIPGLKILAPATLEDARGMLWTALEDPDPVLIFEHGSLYGAEGELDDSAGPVGIDSAAVRREGTDVSLITYGGTLPLTLDAAEQLAAQGISAEVVDLRTLRPLDDATILASVARTHRAVVVDEAWRSGSLSAEVSARITERAFYELDAPVVRVCGAEVPMPYAKHLEQAALPSAERVVAAALETVSTHA; from the coding sequence ATGACGACGACGTATCGCGAGGCCATGCGCGCCGCGCTGCGGGACGCGCTCCGGAGGGATGAGCGCGTGTTCCTCATGGGCGAGGACGTGGGCGCCTACGGCGGCTGCTACGCCGTGAGCCTCGGCCTCCTCGAGGAGTTCGGCCCGGAACGGGTCCGCGACACACCGCTCTCGGAGTCCGGATTCGTGGGCGCGGGCATCGGGGCCGCCTTGGGCGGGATGCGGCCCATCGTCGAGATCATGACCGTGAACTTCAGCCTCCTGGCCCTCGACCAGATCGTCAACAGCGCCGCGTCCCTCCTGCACATGTCCGGCGGCCAGTTCAATGTCCCGATCGTCATCCGCATGACGACGGGTGCGGGGCGGCAGCTCGGCGCCCAGCATTCGCACAGCCTCGAGGGCTGGTACGCCCACATCCCCGGCCTGAAGATCCTGGCCCCCGCTACGCTCGAGGACGCACGCGGCATGCTGTGGACAGCCCTCGAGGACCCCGATCCGGTGCTCATCTTCGAACATGGTTCGCTCTACGGAGCCGAGGGCGAGCTCGACGACAGCGCCGGCCCGGTCGGGATCGACAGCGCGGCCGTGCGTCGGGAAGGCACCGACGTCAGCCTCATCACCTACGGCGGGACCCTTCCGCTCACGCTCGACGCCGCCGAGCAGCTCGCGGCGCAGGGGATCAGCGCTGAGGTGGTTGACCTGCGCACCCTGCGCCCCCTCGACGACGCGACGATCCTGGCGAGCGTCGCACGGACCCACCGCGCCGTCGTCGTCGACGAGGCATGGCGCAGCGGGAGCCTCTCGGCCGAAGTCAGTGCGCGCATCACCGAAAGGGCCTTCTACGAGCTCGACGCGCCGGTCGTCAGGGTCTGCGGGGCAGAGGTCCCGATGCCCTACGCCAAGCACCTCGAACAGGCCGCCCTGCCCTCCGCCGAACGTGTGGTCGCGGCCGCACTCGAAACGGTGTCCACCCATGCGTGA
- the pdhA gene encoding pyruvate dehydrogenase (acetyl-transferring) E1 component subunit alpha, producing MSSAPATGVLDTDPEAAVGLLRSMLRVRRLEEACVRLYTEQKIRGFLHVSIGEEAVVAGVMSALGPDDAVVATYREHGHALLRGVPARRLMAEMYGKAEGCSRGRGGSMHLFDAGTRFYGGNAIVAGGLPLAVGLALADAMQGRDRVTACFFGEGAMAEGEFHESMNLAALWRLPVLFCCENNLYAMGTALTRSESQTDLALKAAAYGVPAWEVDGMDSLAVAGAARRAVDAVRGGGGPYFLELRTYRFRAHSMFDPERYRDKAEVTAWMQRDPIPALRGALGAAELLDDGAWTQLGREADEEIADAVAFAEAGTLEPVDELTRFVYSERSAP from the coding sequence ATGAGCAGCGCTCCAGCGACCGGCGTCCTCGACACTGACCCCGAGGCGGCAGTCGGACTCCTGAGGTCCATGCTGCGGGTCCGGCGTCTCGAGGAGGCGTGCGTGCGGCTCTACACCGAACAGAAGATCCGCGGCTTCCTGCATGTGTCCATCGGCGAGGAGGCGGTCGTTGCCGGCGTCATGAGCGCTCTGGGGCCCGACGATGCGGTCGTCGCGACGTACCGCGAGCACGGCCACGCGCTCCTGAGGGGCGTGCCGGCGCGGCGGCTCATGGCCGAGATGTACGGCAAGGCCGAGGGCTGCAGCCGTGGCCGCGGTGGGTCGATGCACCTCTTCGACGCCGGCACGAGGTTCTACGGCGGCAACGCGATCGTGGCCGGCGGACTTCCACTTGCCGTCGGGCTCGCACTCGCGGACGCCATGCAGGGCCGCGACCGGGTGACCGCATGCTTCTTCGGCGAGGGTGCCATGGCCGAGGGCGAGTTCCACGAGAGCATGAACCTCGCAGCGCTGTGGCGCCTGCCCGTGCTGTTCTGCTGCGAGAACAACCTCTACGCGATGGGGACGGCACTGACCCGGTCGGAGTCGCAGACCGACCTCGCGCTCAAGGCCGCCGCCTATGGCGTTCCCGCCTGGGAGGTCGACGGCATGGATTCCCTCGCAGTTGCGGGCGCAGCGCGCCGGGCGGTCGATGCGGTGCGGGGCGGCGGCGGTCCATACTTCCTCGAGCTGAGGACCTATCGATTCCGCGCGCACTCGATGTTCGATCCGGAGCGCTACCGGGACAAGGCCGAGGTCACCGCATGGATGCAGCGCGACCCCATTCCCGCCCTCCGCGGGGCCCTCGGAGCTGCCGAACTCCTCGACGACGGCGCGTGGACGCAGCTCGGGCGCGAAGCGGATGAGGAGATCGCGGACGCCGTCGCCTTCGCGGAGGCGGGCACCCTCGAGCCGGTCGACGAGCTGACACGGTTCGTCTACAGCGAGCGGAGCGCGCCATGA
- the acsA gene encoding acetate--CoA ligase: MRRAACHGVVSAETHAATTWPVIHKDPRALTVAPHLADYDGECAVFRWEDARRALTGLPGGGLNIAHEAVDRHAAGPLGGHEALRFVHADGGVESLTYSDLAERASRFAGVLRGLGVGPGERVFSLLGRRPELYAAVLGTLKAGSVFCPLFSAFGPDPVRQRLGLGGGRVLVTTRSLYRKKVAAIRSDLPDLRHVLLVDAGDSPEPGTLDLAALMLKAEPLAEVARTLPDDYALLHFTSGTTGTPKGALHVHEAVVAHWATGRYALDLHPDDVYWCTADPGWVTGTSYGIIAPLVHGVTAVVDEEELDVDRWYRILAEERVTVWYTAPTALRMLMKAGAERAREHDLSALRFVASVGEPLNPEVVLWGQEALGLPVHDNWWQTETGGIMISNYAAMDIRPGSMGKPLPGVEATVLTRGPDDRPVLRDGEAVPVAEPGAVGELALRPGWPSMFRGYLNEDERYQKCFAGGWYLTGDLATRDADGYYWFVGRGDDVIKSSGHLIGPFEVESALMEHAAVAEAGVIGVPDPVAGEVVKAFVELRAGHEATDELRLDIIGFARRRLGAAVAPRSVEFVAALPHTRSGKVLRRLLKARELGLPEGDTSTLEARP, translated from the coding sequence ATGCGGCGGGCGGCGTGTCATGGAGTCGTGAGCGCAGAAACCCACGCGGCTACAACGTGGCCGGTGATCCACAAGGACCCCCGGGCCCTGACCGTCGCGCCCCATCTCGCGGACTATGACGGGGAGTGCGCCGTGTTCCGCTGGGAGGACGCGCGCCGTGCCCTCACGGGCCTGCCGGGCGGCGGGCTCAACATTGCCCACGAGGCGGTCGATCGGCACGCTGCAGGTCCTTTGGGCGGCCACGAGGCCCTGCGCTTCGTGCACGCCGACGGTGGCGTCGAGTCCCTCACGTACTCGGATCTGGCCGAGCGGGCTAGCCGCTTCGCCGGCGTCCTGCGCGGTCTCGGTGTGGGCCCGGGGGAGCGGGTCTTCTCACTCCTCGGCCGGAGGCCCGAACTCTACGCCGCCGTCCTTGGCACGCTCAAGGCAGGAAGCGTGTTCTGTCCACTGTTCTCGGCATTCGGCCCGGACCCCGTGCGCCAGCGCCTCGGGCTGGGCGGCGGCCGGGTGCTCGTGACAACGCGGTCCCTGTACCGCAAGAAGGTCGCGGCCATCCGCTCCGACCTGCCCGATCTCCGGCACGTCCTCCTGGTTGACGCCGGAGACTCGCCCGAGCCGGGAACGCTCGACCTGGCGGCGCTCATGCTCAAGGCCGAGCCCCTCGCGGAGGTGGCGCGGACGCTCCCTGACGACTACGCGCTCCTGCACTTCACGAGCGGCACGACCGGGACGCCCAAGGGTGCGCTCCACGTGCACGAGGCCGTCGTGGCCCACTGGGCCACGGGACGATACGCCCTCGACCTCCACCCGGATGATGTCTACTGGTGCACGGCGGACCCGGGGTGGGTCACCGGGACGTCGTACGGGATCATCGCTCCCCTCGTCCATGGGGTCACCGCGGTCGTCGACGAGGAGGAGCTCGACGTCGACCGCTGGTACCGGATCCTGGCCGAGGAGCGCGTCACTGTCTGGTACACGGCGCCGACCGCGCTGCGAATGCTCATGAAAGCAGGCGCCGAGCGCGCCCGCGAGCACGATCTGAGCGCGCTGCGATTCGTGGCCAGCGTCGGTGAGCCCCTCAACCCCGAGGTGGTCCTCTGGGGGCAGGAAGCCCTGGGCCTGCCGGTGCATGACAACTGGTGGCAGACCGAGACCGGAGGCATCATGATCTCCAACTACGCCGCCATGGACATCCGCCCGGGATCCATGGGGAAGCCGCTGCCCGGTGTGGAGGCGACCGTCCTGACGCGCGGGCCCGACGACCGGCCCGTGCTGCGGGACGGCGAGGCCGTGCCGGTCGCCGAGCCCGGCGCCGTCGGCGAGCTCGCTCTGCGGCCCGGCTGGCCCTCGATGTTCCGTGGGTACCTCAACGAGGACGAGCGCTACCAGAAGTGCTTCGCCGGAGGCTGGTACCTCACCGGCGACCTCGCGACGCGCGACGCCGACGGGTACTACTGGTTCGTGGGCCGCGGCGACGATGTGATCAAGTCCTCTGGCCACCTCATCGGGCCCTTCGAGGTGGAGAGCGCGCTCATGGAACACGCCGCGGTAGCCGAGGCAGGCGTCATCGGCGTGCCGGACCCGGTGGCCGGGGAGGTGGTCAAGGCGTTCGTCGAGCTGCGTGCCGGGCACGAGGCCACCGACGAGCTGCGCCTCGACATCATCGGCTTCGCACGACGCCGGCTGGGCGCCGCCGTCGCGCCTCGTTCGGTGGAGTTCGTGGCGGCGCTCCCGCACACGCGCAGCGGCAAGGTGCTGCGCCGCCTCCTCAAGGCCCGCGAGCTCGGCCTCCCCGAGGGCGACACCTCCACGCTCGAGGCCAGGCCATGA
- a CDS encoding MerR family transcriptional regulator — protein MRISQLAEITGTTPRTVRYYHQIGLLPVPPSPHGYRDYGFEHVARMLHIRWVTDGGVPLDQLPDFIMRDSSADAAEDLKAALEAVSRRIKELTAQREHVARLLEIVESGSALTPLPSPLVRLYDEIENHTSDEALRRGIRGERELLEVAAYRGVLPEAVTAFAMNFYGSTLEEALALFGELQHLGEEAAQLPEGDLAAAIDDLADRTIELIVRAGGVGVVDVISRFEGNVPPSVVELVTLVFPEHIHTLFLTALAERAGVLSQSQPSGGGTGPAAPGSAAAGVAGP, from the coding sequence ATGCGCATCAGCCAACTGGCCGAGATCACGGGAACGACGCCGCGGACCGTCCGCTACTACCACCAGATCGGCCTGCTTCCCGTCCCACCCTCGCCGCACGGCTACCGCGACTACGGCTTCGAACATGTGGCACGGATGCTGCATATTCGGTGGGTCACCGACGGCGGTGTTCCCCTCGACCAGCTGCCCGACTTCATCATGCGCGATTCCTCGGCGGACGCGGCCGAGGACCTGAAGGCCGCCCTTGAGGCGGTCAGCAGACGCATCAAGGAGCTGACGGCCCAGCGCGAGCATGTGGCGCGATTGCTGGAGATCGTCGAGTCGGGCTCGGCGCTCACCCCACTTCCGTCTCCCCTTGTACGGCTCTACGACGAGATCGAGAACCACACCAGCGACGAGGCCCTCCGTCGCGGTATTCGCGGCGAGCGGGAGCTGCTCGAGGTCGCGGCCTACCGGGGGGTGCTTCCTGAAGCCGTGACCGCGTTCGCGATGAACTTCTACGGGTCGACCCTCGAGGAGGCTCTCGCGCTTTTCGGCGAGCTGCAGCACCTCGGCGAAGAAGCTGCTCAACTGCCAGAGGGCGACCTCGCGGCGGCCATCGACGACCTGGCCGACCGCACCATCGAGCTGATCGTCCGCGCTGGCGGTGTGGGCGTGGTCGACGTCATCTCCCGGTTCGAGGGGAACGTGCCACCGTCCGTCGTCGAGCTCGTCACGCTCGTCTTCCCCGAACACATTCACACGCTCTTCCTCACAGCGCTCGCCGAACGTGCGGGCGTCCTGTCCCAGAGCCAGCCCTCGGGCGGCGGCACAGGCCCCGCTGCGCCTGGCTCTGCCGCAGCGGGGGTGGCAGGGCCATGA
- a CDS encoding ABC transporter ATP-binding protein, with protein MTAAHLPSAHAIEVRGLVKAFGSFRAVDGLDLVVGRAAVHGFLGPNGAGKTTTIRVLLGLYARSAGEVRVLGLDPGAHPAEVTRRVSYVPGDVALWGNLTGREVLDVLARLRGAYDPAAERDLVERFALDPGKRVRAYSKGNRQKVMLVAAFAARTELLVLDEPTSGLDPLMVRVFADCIREAAAQGRTTLLSSHLLAEVEQLCGDVTIIKDGRLVDSGPLARMRHLAASTVTADLGVREASTLAELRGVGLDVDGTVDGRLELSVPRAQVPRVLAVLAGADAQDITCVPASLEDLFLRHYQTSAR; from the coding sequence ATGACCGCCGCCCACCTCCCGTCGGCGCACGCCATCGAAGTCCGCGGCCTCGTCAAGGCGTTCGGCAGTTTCCGTGCGGTCGACGGGCTCGACTTGGTCGTGGGCCGGGCGGCGGTCCATGGCTTCCTGGGGCCCAATGGCGCGGGGAAGACGACGACTATCCGCGTGCTCCTCGGCCTCTACGCACGCTCCGCAGGCGAGGTTCGGGTTCTGGGTCTGGATCCCGGGGCGCACCCCGCCGAGGTCACGCGTCGCGTGTCCTACGTTCCGGGTGACGTGGCCCTGTGGGGCAACCTCACCGGCCGGGAGGTCCTCGACGTCCTTGCCCGGCTCCGCGGCGCCTACGATCCTGCGGCCGAGCGGGACCTTGTGGAGCGGTTCGCCCTCGATCCGGGGAAGCGCGTGCGCGCGTACTCGAAGGGCAACCGGCAGAAGGTGATGCTGGTGGCCGCGTTCGCTGCCCGTACTGAGCTGCTGGTCCTGGACGAGCCGACCTCCGGGCTCGATCCGCTCATGGTGAGGGTATTCGCCGACTGCATCCGTGAGGCGGCGGCCCAAGGCCGTACCACCCTGCTCTCCAGCCACCTGCTGGCCGAGGTGGAGCAGCTGTGCGGAGACGTGACCATCATCAAGGACGGCCGGCTGGTCGATTCGGGTCCGCTCGCCCGGATGCGGCACCTGGCCGCCTCGACGGTGACCGCCGACCTCGGCGTCCGGGAGGCCTCCACGCTTGCGGAGCTGCGGGGGGTCGGCCTGGACGTGGACGGAACGGTCGATGGACGGCTTGAGCTCAGTGTCCCCCGCGCGCAGGTGCCGCGGGTCCTCGCTGTCCTTGCGGGCGCCGACGCGCAGGACATCACCTGTGTGCCGGCGAGCCTCGAGGATCTCTTCCTGCGCCATTACCAGACGAGTGCGCGATGA
- a CDS encoding DUF5134 domain-containing protein, with product MTHDPLGQIVVTALAAAVAVLYLPDLGRRNRARTRLNAGLHIAMAAGMAAMVWPIGMQVPPDAGATLFGAAAAAYAYQIMVPEPGPFSDGPRDSHHRGVLLWYHLAMMAAMAWMYLAMGLSTHPTHSAVAMPATGTAAPTRGAPAGAPTGGMTHALEGWPLAASWLFVLMFAAALIAFTGLLLKSFTRGGHLHGAGRRRRTAASAGMAAAMLIGYGLLVLP from the coding sequence GTGACCCACGACCCCCTGGGCCAGATCGTCGTCACAGCCCTCGCGGCCGCCGTCGCCGTGCTGTACCTGCCCGACCTCGGCCGACGGAACCGAGCGCGGACACGGCTCAACGCGGGCCTCCACATCGCCATGGCCGCAGGCATGGCGGCCATGGTCTGGCCGATCGGCATGCAGGTGCCGCCCGACGCCGGAGCAACCCTCTTCGGCGCGGCGGCGGCGGCCTACGCCTACCAGATCATGGTCCCCGAACCTGGCCCTTTCTCGGATGGGCCCCGGGACAGCCACCACCGCGGGGTCCTCCTCTGGTACCACCTCGCCATGATGGCCGCAATGGCCTGGATGTACCTCGCGATGGGCCTTTCCACGCACCCCACCCACTCCGCCGTCGCAATGCCCGCCACGGGCACGGCCGCACCCACCCGCGGGGCTCCGGCCGGCGCCCCCACCGGAGGCATGACGCATGCCCTGGAAGGATGGCCGCTCGCCGCATCGTGGCTGTTCGTGCTGATGTTCGCCGCGGCCCTCATCGCATTCACGGGGCTGCTGCTGAAGTCCTTCACCCGGGGCGGCCACTTGCACGGCGCAGGCCGCCGACGCCGCACCGCAGCGTCGGCGGGCATGGCCGCCGCCATGCTCATCGGATACGGCCTCCTAGTCCTGCCCTAG
- a CDS encoding heavy metal translocating P-type ATPase encodes MTAPSPVPVTYPAAEPLELNISGMTCTACAGRIERKLNKLDGVHAVVNFATERAVVHGIGHAGAPEVIRAVEKAGYGAALREADDDVWSARAAEARIGSLRRRLAVATVLTIPLCDLTILLALVPGWRFPAWEIVCVLLALPIVAWAAWPFHRATLRGLARGSLSMDTLVSLGSLASFGWAVVTLIIGSSGPGYWLGFGVTPEGADAIYLDVAAGMITFQLGGRYFEARSRRRAGDVLNALASLAVRDVRVLRDGLERIVPVGELRVGETFVVLPGERLAADGTVTDGASGIDTGPMTGESVPAEASPGSEVVGGAVNLTGRLEIRADAVGPKTRLAQMAALAEEAQRRKARMQTLADRISQYFIPAVIALAVVVMAAWLLGGAAPRDAFGTGVAVLIIACPCALGLATPTALMVGVGRGGQLGILIKGQDALEASGTIDTVVFDKTGTLTTGAMRVTAVEPLDGGGAADLLRWAGAVEAASEHAIAQAVADAARARVGTLPPAVRFTALPGLGARAEVDGAAVTVGSPRLFAQEGLAVPVAAAAAVARFHAQGATAVLIAVDGAARGVIALADDAKPSAAPTVERLRSLGLRSILLTGDAEAPARAIAAATGIEDVVSGVLPAEKAEAIARLQSEGHRVAMVGDGINDAAALATAELGLALVRGTDIAMKSADIILVREDLGTVVDAILLSRRTLRTIRLNLVWAFGYNIAAIPIAALGLLNPLIAAAAMALSSVLVVSNSLRLRSFEPQSGHPGSDRSEAR; translated from the coding sequence ATGACAGCGCCGTCGCCGGTACCCGTCACCTATCCCGCAGCCGAGCCGCTCGAGCTGAACATCTCCGGGATGACCTGCACAGCCTGCGCGGGCAGGATCGAACGCAAGCTCAACAAGCTCGACGGCGTCCACGCCGTCGTCAACTTCGCCACGGAGCGGGCCGTCGTGCACGGCATCGGCCACGCCGGCGCGCCCGAGGTGATCCGGGCCGTCGAGAAGGCCGGCTACGGCGCCGCGCTGCGTGAGGCGGACGACGACGTGTGGTCCGCCCGGGCCGCTGAGGCCCGCATCGGCTCGCTGCGCCGACGGCTCGCCGTCGCGACCGTCCTCACGATCCCGCTGTGCGACCTCACGATCCTCCTGGCACTCGTGCCGGGCTGGCGCTTCCCCGCCTGGGAGATCGTCTGCGTCCTGCTCGCCCTCCCCATCGTGGCGTGGGCGGCATGGCCGTTCCACCGGGCCACCCTCCGGGGCCTGGCCCGCGGCTCGCTCAGCATGGACACCCTCGTCTCACTCGGAAGCCTGGCCTCGTTCGGCTGGGCCGTCGTCACCCTGATCATCGGTTCCTCAGGGCCGGGGTACTGGCTCGGATTCGGTGTCACGCCCGAGGGGGCCGACGCCATCTACCTCGACGTCGCCGCGGGCATGATCACCTTCCAGCTCGGCGGCCGCTACTTCGAGGCCCGCTCGCGCCGCCGCGCCGGCGACGTCCTCAACGCCCTCGCCTCCCTCGCCGTCCGCGACGTCAGGGTGCTGCGTGACGGGCTTGAGCGTATTGTCCCGGTGGGTGAGCTCAGGGTAGGGGAGACGTTCGTCGTCCTCCCTGGCGAGCGGCTCGCCGCCGACGGCACGGTGACCGACGGTGCCTCGGGGATCGACACGGGCCCCATGACCGGGGAATCCGTCCCGGCCGAAGCAAGCCCGGGGTCCGAGGTCGTCGGCGGAGCGGTCAACCTCACCGGGCGCCTCGAGATCAGGGCCGACGCGGTCGGCCCGAAGACCCGCCTTGCGCAGATGGCTGCCCTCGCCGAGGAGGCCCAGCGGCGCAAGGCGCGCATGCAGACCCTCGCGGACCGGATCTCGCAGTACTTCATCCCCGCCGTGATCGCGTTGGCCGTGGTTGTCATGGCGGCGTGGCTGCTCGGTGGTGCTGCCCCTCGGGATGCCTTCGGCACCGGGGTCGCCGTGCTGATCATCGCGTGCCCGTGTGCTCTCGGCCTCGCCACCCCGACCGCGCTCATGGTCGGTGTCGGCCGCGGGGGCCAGCTCGGCATCCTCATCAAGGGCCAGGATGCGCTCGAGGCCAGCGGCACCATCGACACGGTCGTCTTCGACAAGACCGGCACACTCACCACCGGGGCCATGCGCGTCACCGCCGTCGAGCCGCTCGACGGCGGTGGAGCCGCCGACCTCCTGCGCTGGGCGGGAGCGGTGGAGGCCGCGTCCGAGCACGCCATCGCACAAGCCGTCGCCGACGCCGCCCGCGCCAGGGTCGGAACCCTGCCGCCAGCGGTGCGCTTCACGGCCTTGCCCGGACTCGGTGCCCGGGCCGAGGTCGACGGCGCGGCAGTCACTGTGGGCAGCCCGCGCCTGTTCGCCCAGGAGGGCCTCGCCGTGCCCGTCGCGGCGGCGGCCGCCGTCGCCCGCTTCCACGCCCAAGGCGCCACCGCGGTGCTCATCGCCGTGGACGGCGCCGCCCGCGGCGTCATCGCGCTGGCCGACGACGCGAAGCCTTCAGCGGCACCCACGGTCGAGCGGCTCCGCTCCCTGGGACTGCGGAGCATCCTCCTGACCGGTGACGCTGAAGCTCCCGCCCGTGCCATCGCCGCCGCCACGGGCATCGAGGACGTAGTCTCGGGAGTGCTCCCGGCCGAGAAGGCCGAGGCCATCGCGAGGCTCCAGTCCGAAGGGCACCGGGTCGCCATGGTCGGAGACGGGATCAACGACGCCGCGGCCCTCGCCACCGCCGAGCTCGGACTGGCGTTGGTCCGCGGCACCGACATCGCCATGAAGTCCGCGGACATCATCCTGGTCCGCGAGGACCTCGGCACCGTGGTGGATGCGATCCTGCTCTCCCGCCGCACGCTGCGCACCATCCGGCTCAACCTCGTCTGGGCCTTCGGCTACAACATCGCCGCCATCCCGATCGCTGCCCTGGGCCTCCTGAACCCACTCATCGCCGCCGCCGCGATGGCGCTCTCCTCCGTGCTGGTGGTCTCCAACAGCCTCCGGCTGCGCTCCTTCGAGCCCCAGTCCGGGCACCCCGGGAGCGACAGGAGCGAAGCACGGTGA
- a CDS encoding cytochrome c oxidase assembly protein has protein sequence MALFGGVEAWFFLAGSAPSASPTGWLLGARFVLLAALGVLLLRLRGLPGTDVRAVRARTRRVGVLAVVLVAAMGGLDVALSRLPPPNYFVPTSVAQLYFGYNVDAAPTPTVLALDWRPNIFFLVLSAVGAGLYLFAVARLRRRGDRWPPGRTLAWLLGWLCVVLTTSSGLGKYADASFSLHMILHMSLNMLCPVLLVLGGPITLALRATTPAAADRAPGPHEWVKAILHWPVLQHLNNPLWVFAEFIGSYYVLYFTPIFEQAMRYHWAHQLFNVHLLVVGYFFYSLVIGVDKPPRPVPHLGKLGLVLAAMPFHAFFGVIVMTSTTVIAGEFYQWLSRPWWPDLLADQYAGGGIAWAAGEVPLLVVVLALLTQWARQDRRERRRVDRHLDSGLDESFEAYNEMLGRLAERHDTRPLQERP, from the coding sequence ATGGCGCTCTTCGGCGGTGTGGAGGCGTGGTTCTTCCTCGCCGGGTCCGCGCCGTCCGCCAGTCCTACCGGCTGGCTGCTCGGGGCCCGGTTCGTGCTCCTGGCGGCTCTGGGAGTACTCCTGCTGCGCCTGCGCGGCCTGCCGGGCACGGACGTGCGCGCGGTGAGGGCGAGGACGCGCCGTGTGGGCGTCCTCGCGGTCGTCCTCGTGGCGGCCATGGGCGGCCTCGACGTTGCGCTGTCCCGCCTCCCGCCTCCGAACTACTTCGTCCCGACCTCGGTCGCCCAGCTGTACTTCGGCTACAACGTCGACGCAGCACCTACCCCGACCGTCCTGGCTCTGGACTGGCGGCCCAACATCTTCTTCCTCGTCCTGTCCGCCGTGGGCGCTGGGCTCTACCTCTTCGCGGTCGCGCGGCTCCGCCGGCGGGGCGACCGGTGGCCACCCGGAAGGACGCTCGCGTGGCTGCTGGGCTGGCTGTGCGTTGTGCTGACCACCTCGTCGGGCCTAGGCAAGTACGCGGACGCTTCCTTCAGCCTGCACATGATCCTGCACATGAGCCTGAACATGCTCTGCCCGGTGCTCCTGGTCCTCGGCGGCCCGATCACACTCGCGCTGCGGGCCACGACGCCGGCGGCGGCAGACCGGGCGCCCGGGCCGCACGAGTGGGTCAAGGCCATCCTGCACTGGCCGGTGCTGCAACACCTGAACAACCCCCTGTGGGTGTTCGCGGAGTTCATCGGGTCCTACTACGTCCTGTACTTCACCCCCATCTTCGAGCAGGCCATGCGCTACCACTGGGCCCACCAGCTGTTCAACGTGCACCTGCTGGTTGTCGGGTACTTCTTCTACAGCCTCGTCATCGGCGTCGACAAGCCGCCCCGGCCCGTGCCCCATCTGGGCAAGCTCGGCCTCGTCCTGGCCGCGATGCCCTTCCACGCGTTCTTCGGCGTGATCGTCATGACCAGCACCACCGTGATCGCCGGGGAGTTCTACCAGTGGCTCTCCCGGCCCTGGTGGCCGGACCTGCTAGCCGACCAGTACGCCGGCGGCGGCATTGCCTGGGCCGCGGGCGAGGTCCCGCTGCTCGTCGTCGTCCTGGCACTGCTCACCCAGTGGGCGCGCCAGGACCGCCGGGAGCGGAGACGGGTCGACCGGCACCTCGACTCCGGCCTTGACGAGAGTTTCGAAGCGTACAACGAGATGCTCGGCCGCCTCGCCGAGCGCCACGACACCAGACCCCTCCAGGAGCGCCCATGA